The Caulifigura coniformis genome includes a region encoding these proteins:
- a CDS encoding BPSS1187 family protein, whose product MKQKYGLLFLVGLLATSVEATAAPPPYHDPAPKKYDITARASEIDPRAKEHPEVEFVFTKNGKPSDVEHGVVDTRVAPQGKLVIWLMGYNGQLFDRIAGYGLHGIQVHYANGWFGKLNKEPPPDDQHLGRIRLEAATGEDFSKAIEIPKPDGMMERAYQLVKHLSKEHPQGKWEQFLSKDGKGLDWSKVIMSGSSHGSTTSARFALHQKVDRVVMFSGPRDQLERWYELPSATEKNRFFAFTHVLDTGWSGDHYCRSWQLLGLNKFGPVVNVDKTPVPFGNSRRLITDAEVKSKDPAKTAHGASTPGGSAIKGPDGKYIHEDVWKYLFLHPVEKVGKPVPFDPDCKIDQTVRKKK is encoded by the coding sequence ATGAAGCAAAAATACGGACTCCTGTTCCTCGTCGGCCTGCTGGCGACATCGGTCGAAGCAACCGCTGCGCCTCCGCCTTACCACGATCCCGCGCCGAAGAAGTACGACATCACGGCCCGGGCGAGCGAAATCGATCCGCGGGCGAAAGAGCACCCCGAAGTCGAGTTTGTGTTTACAAAAAACGGCAAGCCGAGCGACGTGGAACACGGCGTCGTTGATACCCGCGTCGCTCCGCAGGGCAAGCTCGTCATCTGGCTGATGGGCTACAACGGCCAGCTGTTCGACCGCATTGCCGGTTACGGACTGCACGGCATCCAGGTGCACTATGCCAACGGCTGGTTTGGCAAGCTGAACAAGGAACCCCCGCCGGATGACCAGCATCTGGGCCGCATTCGGCTTGAAGCCGCCACCGGTGAGGACTTCAGCAAGGCGATCGAGATTCCGAAGCCGGACGGCATGATGGAACGGGCCTACCAGCTCGTGAAGCACCTGTCGAAAGAGCATCCGCAGGGGAAGTGGGAGCAGTTCCTCTCGAAGGACGGTAAAGGGCTCGACTGGAGCAAAGTCATCATGTCGGGCAGCTCGCACGGATCGACGACCTCGGCGCGGTTTGCGCTGCACCAGAAGGTCGACCGCGTCGTGATGTTCTCCGGTCCGCGCGACCAGCTCGAACGGTGGTATGAGCTTCCTTCAGCCACCGAGAAGAACCGCTTTTTCGCGTTCACCCACGTCCTCGACACGGGCTGGAGCGGCGACCACTACTGCAGGTCGTGGCAGCTTCTGGGGCTCAACAAATTCGGTCCCGTCGTGAACGTCGACAAGACTCCGGTGCCCTTCGGCAACTCGCGGCGGCTGATCACTGACGCGGAGGTGAAGTCGAAAGATCCGGCCAAGACGGCTCATGGCGCTTCAACGCCCGGCGGCTCGGCGATCAAGGGGCCGGACGGCAAATACATCCATGAGGATGTCTGGAAGTACCTGTTCCTGCATCCCGTGGAAAAGGTCGGCAAGCCGGTTCCATTCGATCCGGACTGCAAGATCGACCAGACCGTGAGGAAGAAGAAGTAG
- a CDS encoding M13 family metallopeptidase has product MNKTLSLLLLVLLGLVSPTAKAAEPLTSGIDKAGFDTAVRPQDNFFLYVNGGWIAKTEIPADKASWGSFNILREESNKHQREIIEQLAAEKNLPAGSEKKKISDLYASLMDEALANKLGATPVKPELEKVDGIKSVADLIKVLAELQESGIVGPFATGVGVDSHNSLEYAVFIHQSGLGLPNRNYYLQEGEQFDEIRQRYPQYIAKLFTLAGIADAEKKAQSVYALEKKLADVQWSPEDSRDATKTDNRFAVAELGRLTGKIDWKSYLTTLGMEGKINKLYVAQPTYIEKLGDLLASMPIDDWKNYLTFHVLNDAAAWLSEDFVNANFDFYGKLIEGLEAQEPRWQRAVKAVNASLGEAVGKVYVESHFSSEAKRRMDELVKNVLAAFQTSLQGLEWMSAETKVKAEEKRTRLNTKIGFPDVWKDYSALQISRNEPYNNLARAATWDYHRDLARLGEPVDRTEWLMTPQTVNAYHYPRMNDIVFPAAILQPPFFNAKADDAANYGGIGMVIGHETGHAFDDQGRKTDADGNLNEWWTAEDAKRFQSKAQALVEQYNKFEPLPGLHVNGQLTLGENIGDLTGLYIAYKAYKMSLGGKEAPVIDGLTGDQRFFMGYAQIWRSKYRDEAIRKQVLTDPHSPAQFRVNGPLKNFGPFYEAFNVKPGDAMYLPENERIHIW; this is encoded by the coding sequence ATGAATAAAACTCTCTCGCTGCTCCTGCTCGTCCTCCTCGGCCTGGTGAGCCCCACCGCAAAGGCGGCCGAACCGCTCACCTCCGGCATCGACAAGGCCGGCTTCGACACCGCGGTCCGCCCCCAGGACAACTTCTTTCTGTACGTGAACGGTGGCTGGATCGCCAAAACCGAAATCCCCGCCGACAAGGCCAGCTGGGGCAGCTTCAACATCCTCCGCGAAGAGAGCAACAAGCATCAGCGCGAGATCATCGAGCAGCTGGCCGCCGAGAAGAACCTCCCGGCCGGTTCCGAGAAAAAGAAGATCTCGGACCTCTACGCCAGCCTGATGGACGAAGCCCTCGCTAATAAGCTCGGCGCCACGCCCGTCAAACCGGAGCTCGAGAAGGTCGACGGCATCAAGTCCGTCGCCGACTTGATCAAGGTCCTCGCCGAGCTCCAGGAGTCCGGGATCGTCGGGCCGTTCGCAACCGGAGTCGGCGTCGATTCGCACAACTCGCTCGAATACGCCGTCTTCATCCACCAGTCCGGCCTCGGTCTGCCGAACCGCAACTACTACCTGCAGGAAGGCGAACAGTTCGACGAGATCCGCCAGCGCTATCCGCAGTACATCGCGAAACTCTTCACGCTGGCCGGAATCGCGGATGCCGAGAAGAAGGCGCAGTCGGTCTACGCGCTCGAGAAGAAGCTGGCCGATGTGCAGTGGTCTCCCGAAGACAGCCGCGACGCCACCAAGACCGACAACCGTTTCGCCGTCGCGGAGCTTGGCAGGCTGACGGGCAAGATCGACTGGAAGAGCTACCTCACCACGCTCGGCATGGAAGGGAAGATCAACAAGCTCTACGTCGCTCAGCCAACCTACATCGAGAAGCTCGGCGATCTGCTGGCGAGCATGCCGATCGACGACTGGAAGAACTACCTGACGTTTCACGTTCTCAACGACGCTGCCGCCTGGCTCTCCGAAGATTTCGTCAACGCCAACTTCGACTTCTACGGCAAGCTCATCGAAGGTCTCGAAGCCCAGGAGCCTCGCTGGCAGCGGGCCGTCAAGGCCGTCAACGCGTCGCTCGGCGAAGCCGTCGGCAAGGTCTATGTCGAGAGCCACTTCTCGTCCGAAGCGAAGCGCCGCATGGACGAACTGGTGAAGAACGTCCTCGCCGCCTTCCAGACGTCGCTGCAGGGACTTGAATGGATGTCGGCCGAAACGAAGGTGAAAGCCGAAGAGAAGCGGACCCGCCTGAACACCAAGATCGGCTTCCCCGATGTGTGGAAGGACTACTCGGCCCTGCAGATCTCCCGCAACGAGCCGTATAACAACCTGGCCCGCGCGGCGACGTGGGACTATCACCGCGACCTCGCCCGGCTGGGCGAACCGGTCGACCGCACCGAATGGCTGATGACGCCGCAGACCGTCAACGCCTACCACTACCCGCGGATGAACGACATCGTCTTCCCGGCCGCCATCCTGCAGCCCCCATTCTTTAACGCGAAAGCCGACGACGCCGCCAACTACGGCGGCATCGGAATGGTCATCGGCCACGAAACGGGCCACGCCTTCGACGACCAGGGCCGCAAGACCGACGCCGACGGCAACCTCAACGAATGGTGGACGGCCGAAGACGCGAAACGCTTCCAGTCCAAGGCGCAGGCGCTCGTCGAGCAGTACAACAAGTTCGAGCCGCTCCCAGGTCTCCACGTCAACGGCCAGCTCACGCTCGGCGAGAACATCGGCGACCTCACCGGCCTGTATATCGCTTACAAGGCCTACAAGATGTCGCTCGGCGGAAAGGAAGCCCCGGTAATTGATGGCCTGACCGGCGATCAACGGTTCTTCATGGGCTACGCCCAGATCTGGCGCTCGAAGTACCGCGATGAAGCGATCCGCAAGCAGGTCCTCACCGACCCGCATTCCCCCGCGCAGTTCCGCGTCAACGGCCCGCTGAAGAACTTCGGCCCCTTCTACGAAGCCTTCAACGTGAAACCCGGCGACGCCATGTACCTGCCCGAGAACGAGCGAATCCACATCTGGTGA
- a CDS encoding WD40 repeat domain-containing protein — protein sequence MRLIPFVLGLLFFVVTRGALAAPPGTSTSDLITQGIGQRYSRTPGPLGFTNWPVPLHHIVAATMASALSPDGRLLVTGGGYNANGGRLIIRDLETKSTILTRQTDRGLRRIRFVPNTDWIVVAGYDGKARLMDARTGRHIREFSRHTANIDGVAVSVDGSRMATASHDGLVMLWNLQTGQHLRTFTGHTNDVMTVAFVPTEPLLVSGSRDLRVLIWNIETGELVREFTGPESQVEDVAVSPGGTVIAAACGDQKTWLWDRETGKLLGTLPARRGRLSCVDFSPDGNHLAMGGFDGEVTLWDYAQQSMVVRIPAHQSAVFAVTFSGDGQLLASHGWSGDAKLWKSDGSLVTEFPIASDAQRAVSAAAWAPDESCFAVMDLAGGIRLISPDQNQELANFRIEGPQVSSLGFTGDGQLMTGHIDGSIRTVTRTGEASEPIAGGPPNRAGVARFSTVGPHAIAVQFLDGSAARIDVGQSKFVRLGETFDFVQVATDPGLDWFATLHHPGFVRFWDAATGKPLAGQLNLQEQSPQKLAVTSVGSRLICSNATGLINCRVTRTGDEVSGEPGRFLPVANGPLQALAISPDGQTVVGPLLDGTIRVHGIDGSMGTTIKRDNTAGPATEVMFGPRSQRLITIHQNGQGWFWDIDRANAEVLPLISIAAHEKGTRFVSFALDDQALVTNGYDGKGWVWDLATGERRQLIGKDSVSTCAVSPDTRKVAIGHFPAGLDLRDLQSLETERTFEKPKRGPYSIQFSPDQRRLITSYYEKDLILYDLAGETPPVALGPAALPWTYAVFSPDSKMFAACTGDYKQQSIVGSITLHDAATGNVLKKFEGFSGEAKFAAFDPEGRRLATSASDKVVRVYDIGSGEELAALKQSDTAFSIVFVPGTDLLITGDYRGNLRIWDFQSKTLVQSLRAHPDLLQRLDLSRDKSALVTGGKDGSVKLWKLVGEGNQLRVF from the coding sequence TCGCCGCGACGATGGCCTCAGCCCTCTCCCCTGACGGACGTCTGCTCGTCACGGGGGGCGGTTACAACGCCAACGGAGGGCGTCTGATCATCCGGGACCTCGAAACGAAGTCGACGATTCTCACGCGGCAGACGGATCGCGGGCTCCGCCGGATCAGGTTCGTGCCGAACACCGACTGGATCGTGGTGGCCGGCTATGACGGGAAAGCCCGGCTGATGGACGCCCGGACGGGGCGACACATTCGCGAGTTCTCGAGACACACGGCGAACATCGACGGCGTCGCCGTATCTGTGGATGGTTCCCGCATGGCGACCGCGTCTCACGATGGCCTGGTGATGCTCTGGAACCTGCAGACGGGCCAGCACCTGCGGACCTTCACCGGTCACACCAACGACGTCATGACCGTGGCGTTCGTCCCGACGGAACCGCTGCTTGTCTCCGGGAGTCGTGATCTCCGGGTGCTGATCTGGAACATTGAAACCGGGGAACTGGTCCGCGAGTTCACCGGACCGGAAAGCCAGGTCGAGGACGTGGCCGTTTCTCCGGGCGGCACGGTCATCGCCGCGGCCTGCGGCGACCAGAAGACATGGCTGTGGGACCGCGAGACGGGGAAGCTCCTCGGCACACTTCCGGCCCGGCGCGGGCGGCTGAGCTGTGTCGACTTCTCGCCGGACGGCAACCACCTTGCGATGGGAGGTTTCGACGGGGAGGTCACTCTCTGGGATTACGCGCAGCAGTCCATGGTCGTCCGCATCCCGGCCCATCAATCAGCGGTCTTCGCGGTGACATTCTCCGGCGATGGCCAGCTGCTGGCTTCTCATGGCTGGAGCGGGGACGCGAAGTTGTGGAAGAGCGACGGCAGCCTGGTCACGGAGTTCCCGATTGCGTCGGACGCACAGCGTGCGGTGTCGGCTGCTGCGTGGGCGCCCGATGAATCATGCTTTGCCGTCATGGACCTGGCGGGAGGGATCCGGCTGATCTCGCCCGACCAGAACCAGGAACTCGCCAACTTCCGGATCGAGGGACCCCAGGTGTCATCGCTGGGGTTCACGGGAGATGGCCAGCTGATGACGGGGCATATCGATGGTTCGATCCGGACCGTGACCCGTACTGGCGAGGCATCGGAGCCGATTGCCGGTGGACCGCCGAATCGGGCCGGTGTGGCCCGTTTCTCGACGGTCGGACCACACGCGATCGCCGTGCAGTTTCTGGACGGATCGGCCGCTCGAATCGACGTCGGCCAGTCAAAGTTCGTGAGGCTGGGAGAGACCTTCGACTTCGTCCAGGTCGCGACCGACCCGGGACTCGACTGGTTTGCGACGCTGCATCACCCGGGATTCGTCCGCTTCTGGGATGCAGCGACGGGCAAGCCGCTCGCCGGCCAACTGAACCTTCAGGAACAATCGCCTCAGAAGCTGGCCGTCACGTCCGTCGGTTCCCGCCTGATCTGCTCGAACGCCACCGGCCTGATCAACTGCCGGGTCACGCGCACGGGGGACGAGGTCAGCGGCGAGCCGGGGCGCTTTCTTCCGGTCGCGAATGGTCCGCTTCAGGCTCTCGCGATTTCTCCCGACGGGCAGACCGTCGTCGGCCCGCTTCTGGACGGCACGATTCGCGTCCACGGGATTGATGGATCCATGGGAACGACGATCAAGCGGGACAACACGGCCGGGCCGGCTACGGAAGTGATGTTCGGTCCGCGCAGCCAGCGGCTGATCACCATTCATCAGAACGGCCAGGGCTGGTTCTGGGACATCGACAGGGCGAATGCCGAAGTGCTGCCACTCATTTCGATCGCGGCCCATGAGAAAGGGACGCGGTTCGTCAGCTTCGCGCTGGACGATCAGGCGCTGGTGACCAATGGCTACGACGGCAAGGGGTGGGTCTGGGACCTGGCGACGGGCGAGCGCCGTCAATTGATCGGAAAAGACTCGGTCAGCACCTGCGCTGTGAGCCCGGATACCCGGAAAGTGGCGATCGGTCATTTCCCGGCAGGGCTCGATCTCCGGGATCTGCAGTCCTTGGAAACGGAGCGGACTTTCGAGAAGCCGAAACGCGGTCCTTACTCGATTCAGTTCTCGCCCGACCAGAGACGGCTGATCACCTCGTACTACGAAAAGGACCTGATCCTCTACGACCTGGCGGGCGAGACTCCGCCTGTGGCGCTCGGTCCGGCCGCGCTGCCCTGGACATACGCCGTGTTCAGTCCCGACAGCAAGATGTTTGCGGCGTGTACCGGGGACTACAAGCAGCAGTCGATTGTCGGCAGCATCACACTGCACGACGCAGCCACGGGCAACGTCCTGAAAAAGTTCGAAGGCTTCTCGGGCGAAGCGAAGTTCGCCGCATTCGATCCGGAAGGGAGGCGGCTTGCCACGTCGGCCTCTGATAAGGTGGTCCGAGTCTACGATATTGGTTCCGGCGAGGAGCTGGCGGCGCTGAAACAATCGGATACGGCGTTTTCGATCGTGTTCGTTCCGGGAACCGATCTCCTGATCACTGGCGATTACCGGGGCAATCTGCGGATCTGGGATTTCCAGTCAAAGACGCTCGTCCAGTCGCTCAGGGCCCATCCGGACCTGCTCCAGCGCCTGGATCTCAGTCGCGACAAGAGCGCGCTGGTGACGGGGGGAAAAGACGGTTCGGTGAAACTCTGGAAGCTGGTCGGGGAAGGAAATCAGCTCCGGGTGTTTTGA
- a CDS encoding valine--tRNA ligase, translated as MPIDLPKQYDPQAAQEKWYPFWEREGFFNADPDAEKSPHTIMIPLPNVTGALHMGHALNGTVQDLITRWRRMQGYEALWMPGTDHAGIATQSVVERRMLEEEGKTRHDVGREALVERIWKWKDVYEARILGQLKQMGASCDWRRTRFTLDEVCSRAVRRTFFKMFKDGLIFRGRRLVNWDAFLQTAVADDEVYDEEVDGHFWTMNYPVVDDAGKPTGDRISFSTTRPETMLGDTAVCVHPTDERYLHLIGRMVMQPLNGRLIPVIADALLADKELGTGCVKVTPAHDPNDYACYQRNPQIGLINILNPNGTINAAAAEGGPGAGVDATKYVGLDRYKVRDIAVADMEALGHFEKVEDRKIPLKHSDRSKTPVEPYLSEQWFVRMGDDESGKPGLAQSAMDAVADGRVRFFPPRYTKTYMDWLAEKRDWCISRQLWWGHRIPVWTASIIPKADDPRSKEFFTVYEGLGFSAPQIDLAGGRIQLHGSETACGEMLLDVNTGEMKFSICVADGNAEIESQLESVGFTQDPDVLDTWFSSALWPHATLGWPDEQNDPPLDPNVVAQQSPTHHPLPTTHSNSVLPYFYPGSVLVTSRDIITLWVARMVLTGLYNLQQVPFKHVCVHPKILDGFGQGMSKSKGNGVDPIELIGRYGCDGTRFTIASFAGETQDVRLPVAYECPHCQAAIPQTLGHLKFKPGKPKIKCAKCKKESQYATPHYEPDAGEPVARIVIERFEYGRNFCNKLWNAARFAIMNLEGYTPGDVTADQLELEDRWILSRLASVQQEIDTSLGRYQLDSATRAVREFVWNEFCDWYLEMIKPRLRTEPGTTNPARETAQRVLLAVLDTIVRLLQPFTPFICEELWQTLNELAPTRALPHGDASTVLTPRLAESAVIAAQWPSPPTSWQDAALEKRFARLQDTIIAVRNVRAVYSIPPATPIKLLMRSSDDVASDLQNVSSQFDNLAKAVLTAAGASVVRPAAAASFTLGDADGYIPLEGLIDKDAELARQKKQAEQIKKLIATNESKLANENFVSKAPVEIVTGLREQLATQQTQLANIEAIIKDLGG; from the coding sequence ATGCCCATCGACCTTCCCAAGCAGTACGACCCCCAGGCCGCCCAGGAAAAGTGGTACCCGTTCTGGGAACGCGAAGGCTTCTTCAACGCCGATCCCGATGCGGAGAAGTCCCCGCATACGATCATGATCCCCCTGCCCAACGTGACCGGGGCCCTGCACATGGGCCACGCACTCAACGGCACCGTCCAGGATCTCATCACCCGCTGGCGGCGGATGCAGGGCTACGAGGCCCTGTGGATGCCCGGCACCGACCACGCCGGCATTGCCACGCAGTCGGTCGTCGAGCGCCGCATGCTCGAAGAGGAGGGGAAGACGCGCCACGATGTCGGCCGCGAAGCCCTCGTTGAACGCATCTGGAAATGGAAAGACGTCTACGAAGCCCGCATTCTCGGCCAGCTCAAGCAGATGGGCGCCAGCTGCGACTGGCGCCGCACCCGCTTCACGCTCGATGAAGTCTGCTCGCGGGCCGTCCGCCGCACGTTCTTCAAGATGTTCAAGGACGGCCTGATCTTCCGCGGCCGCCGCCTCGTCAACTGGGATGCCTTCCTGCAGACGGCCGTCGCCGACGACGAAGTCTACGATGAGGAAGTCGACGGCCACTTCTGGACGATGAACTACCCCGTCGTCGATGACGCCGGGAAGCCGACCGGCGACCGCATCAGCTTCTCGACGACCCGTCCGGAAACCATGCTCGGCGACACGGCCGTCTGCGTGCACCCGACGGACGAGCGCTACCTGCATCTGATCGGCAGGATGGTCATGCAGCCGCTGAACGGCCGGCTCATCCCCGTCATCGCCGATGCGCTCCTGGCCGACAAGGAACTCGGCACCGGCTGCGTCAAGGTGACGCCGGCCCACGACCCGAACGACTACGCCTGCTACCAGCGCAATCCGCAGATCGGCCTGATCAATATTCTGAACCCGAACGGCACGATCAACGCGGCCGCGGCGGAAGGCGGGCCCGGCGCCGGCGTCGACGCAACCAAATACGTCGGCCTCGACCGCTACAAAGTCCGCGATATCGCCGTTGCCGACATGGAAGCCCTCGGCCACTTCGAGAAAGTCGAAGACCGCAAGATCCCGCTCAAGCACAGCGACCGTTCCAAGACCCCCGTCGAACCCTACCTCTCCGAGCAGTGGTTCGTCCGCATGGGCGATGACGAATCCGGCAAACCGGGTCTCGCGCAGTCTGCGATGGATGCCGTCGCCGATGGCCGCGTGCGGTTCTTCCCGCCCCGCTACACCAAGACCTACATGGACTGGCTCGCGGAAAAGCGCGACTGGTGCATCAGCCGCCAGCTGTGGTGGGGGCACCGCATTCCGGTGTGGACAGCCTCAATCATCCCCAAAGCCGACGATCCAAGGTCCAAGGAATTCTTCACGGTCTACGAGGGGCTGGGATTCAGTGCCCCGCAGATTGATCTGGCCGGCGGACGGATTCAATTGCACGGATCGGAGACGGCGTGCGGCGAGATGCTTCTCGACGTCAACACTGGCGAGATGAAGTTTTCCATCTGCGTTGCGGACGGGAACGCCGAAATTGAGTCGCAACTGGAATCAGTTGGCTTCACCCAGGACCCCGACGTCCTCGACACCTGGTTCTCCTCCGCCCTCTGGCCCCACGCCACCCTCGGCTGGCCCGACGAACAAAACGATCCCCCCCTCGATCCCAATGTCGTCGCCCAGCAATCTCCTACCCACCACCCACTACCCACTACCCACTCCAACAGCGTCCTCCCCTACTTCTACCCCGGCTCCGTCCTCGTCACCTCCCGCGACATCATCACCCTCTGGGTCGCGCGGATGGTCCTCACCGGCCTCTACAACCTCCAGCAGGTCCCCTTCAAACACGTCTGCGTCCATCCCAAGATTCTCGACGGCTTCGGACAGGGCATGTCGAAGTCGAAGGGGAACGGCGTCGACCCGATCGAACTGATTGGTCGCTACGGCTGCGACGGCACACGATTCACCATCGCGTCGTTCGCCGGCGAAACGCAGGACGTCCGCCTCCCGGTCGCGTACGAATGTCCGCACTGCCAGGCCGCGATCCCCCAGACGCTCGGCCACCTGAAGTTCAAGCCCGGCAAGCCGAAGATCAAGTGCGCCAAGTGCAAGAAGGAATCGCAGTACGCGACGCCGCACTACGAGCCCGATGCCGGAGAACCCGTCGCCCGCATCGTGATCGAGCGTTTCGAATACGGCCGGAACTTCTGCAACAAGCTCTGGAACGCCGCGCGGTTCGCCATCATGAACCTCGAAGGCTACACCCCCGGCGACGTCACGGCCGACCAGCTCGAGCTCGAAGACCGCTGGATCCTCAGCCGCCTCGCGAGCGTCCAGCAGGAAATCGACACGTCGCTCGGCCGCTACCAGCTCGACAGCGCGACCCGCGCCGTCCGCGAATTCGTGTGGAACGAGTTCTGCGACTGGTACCTGGAAATGATCAAGCCCCGGCTGCGCACCGAACCGGGAACCACAAACCCCGCTCGCGAAACGGCCCAGCGCGTCCTGCTCGCCGTGCTCGACACGATCGTCCGCCTGCTCCAGCCCTTCACTCCGTTCATCTGTGAAGAACTCTGGCAGACGTTGAACGAACTGGCGCCGACTCGAGCATTGCCGCACGGCGACGCCTCAACGGTACTGACTCCACGTCTCGCGGAGTCGGCCGTCATCGCCGCACAATGGCCCTCCCCTCCGACCAGCTGGCAGGACGCTGCTCTCGAAAAGCGTTTCGCCCGCCTGCAGGACACGATCATCGCCGTCCGCAACGTCCGCGCCGTTTACAGCATTCCCCCGGCCACGCCGATCAAGCTGCTGATGCGTTCCAGCGACGACGTCGCTAGCGACCTGCAGAACGTCTCCAGCCAGTTCGATAACCTGGCCAAAGCCGTCCTCACCGCCGCCGGCGCCAGCGTCGTCCGCCCCGCGGCCGCCGCCAGCTTCACCCTCGGCGACGCCGACGGTTACATCCCGCTGGAAGGCCTGATCGACAAGGACGCCGAACTCGCCCGCCAGAAGAAACAGGCCGAGCAGATCAAAAAACTCATCGCCACCAACGAAAGCAAGCTGGCGAACGAGAACTTCGTTTCGAAGGCCCCGGTGGAAATCGTCACCGGCCTTCGCGAACAACTCGCGACCCAGCAAACCCAGCTCGCCAACATCGAAGCCATCATCAAAGACCTCGGCGGGTAG
- a CDS encoding organic hydroperoxide resistance protein, whose translation MTTLQKVLYTAKTHTTGGREGSARSSDGRLEIGLSSPGGPGNGTNPEQLFAAGWSACFMAAVGLAAAERKVALPRDRAIDAEVDLGTNESGYLLRARLNVSLPGIDPNVARELVDAAHQMCPYSKATRGNIDVEINVV comes from the coding sequence ATGACCACTCTTCAGAAAGTCCTCTACACGGCGAAGACACACACCACCGGCGGTCGCGAAGGATCAGCCAGGAGCTCGGACGGCCGTCTCGAAATCGGCCTTTCCTCGCCGGGCGGCCCCGGCAACGGCACCAACCCGGAACAGCTGTTCGCCGCAGGCTGGTCTGCCTGCTTCATGGCCGCAGTCGGCCTGGCAGCTGCTGAGCGGAAAGTCGCACTTCCGCGGGATCGCGCGATTGACGCTGAAGTCGACCTCGGAACCAACGAGAGCGGATACCTGCTGCGGGCCCGGCTGAACGTCAGCCTGCCGGGGATCGACCCGAACGTCGCGAGAGAACTCGTCGACGCAGCCCACCAGATGTGTCCTTACTCCAAGGCCACCCGGGGCAACATTGACGTCGAAATCAATGTCGTCTGA